A stretch of DNA from Fusobacterium sp. SYSU M8D902:
AAAAATCAACTCTTTAATACTCTGGACAAACTTTTTTCTTATCATCTTTCTCCAAATTTACTATCTTAGCTGAATATATCTCTGTATATCCACAATCAAGGCAAGTTTTTAGATAGTAAGTTCCTATCTCCAATTTTAATCCTGGGTTTTTCTCTGGGATAACAGTAGTTTTTACTTGGTATCTCTCACTACCACACTTCATACATCTAAAATCCAATTTCATCACCCCACGCTATATCCTTTGTCCAAGTTATTTTTTCCTCCAAAAAACTTATACAATCAAATCTAACTCTACTGGAATACTCTCTATTCAATGTTAAATAAATTTTAGCTGCTCTATAAATTCTTCTAATTTTTCTTAAATCTACTGCTTCTATACCATAGCCAAACTTTAGATTACTTCTATACTTTACTTCAACAAATACAATAGTCCCGTCTTTTTCAGCTATTATATCTATCTCTCCACCCTTGACCCTATAATTTTTTTCCAAGATCTGATATCCATGTGAAAGTAAAATATTCTCTGCTTTTTTTTCATAGATATCCCCAATCTCTTTAGTTGTTTTCATCTGTTCCAAGTATTTTCTTTAAAAAACTTTTTCTATGAATTGGAGTAGGGCCAAGTTTTATTAAAACCTCTCTATGAGCTTTTGTTCCATATCCCTTATGCTTTTCAAAGTTATATTCAGGATATTTTTCTGCTTCGTTCACTAAGATTCTATCTCTGGTTACTTTGGCTATTATTGAAGCTGCTGCTATAGCTAAACTTTTAGCATCTCCTTTTATTACAGCTTCCTGCTTCCCCTCATACTCTCTAATTTTGAAATTTCCATCAACAAGTATCAATACATCATCTGCCCCAACTTTATTTTTTAGCTCCTCTATAGCTCTTCTCATAGCTAAAAAAGTGGCATTAAGTATGTTTATCTCATCTATCTCTTGAGGTGTTGCTATTCCAACTCCAACCTCAAAGCTCTCCATTATCTTATCAAAAAGTCTCTCTCTTTTTTTCTCAGTTAATTTTTTTGAGTCATTTATCTCTTGTAACTCCTCTGAATAGCTTTTCAACTTTACCGCTGCTGCTACAACTGGTCCAGCTAATGGTCCACGTCCAGCTTCATCTACACCAATTATCTCTTTTCCCTTTTCTAAATCAAATTGATAAAGTAAATTATTCTCCATCTCTTTTCTCACTTTCTATCTTAGAAATATCTAATCCTACGTGCTTTGCAGCTCTTTTAAAATCCTCTGGTAAATCTGCCACTGCCAACATCTTAGTATTTTTTGTAGGATGAGTAAAGTTTAAGCTA
This window harbors:
- a CDS encoding zinc ribbon domain-containing protein, giving the protein MKLDFRCMKCGSERYQVKTTVIPEKNPGLKLEIGTYYLKTCLDCGYTEIYSAKIVNLEKDDKKKVCPEY
- a CDS encoding YraN family protein; the encoded protein is MKTTKEIGDIYEKKAENILLSHGYQILEKNYRVKGGEIDIIAEKDGTIVFVEVKYRSNLKFGYGIEAVDLRKIRRIYRAAKIYLTLNREYSSRVRFDCISFLEEKITWTKDIAWGDEIGF
- a CDS encoding ribonuclease HII: MENNLLYQFDLEKGKEIIGVDEAGRGPLAGPVVAAAVKLKSYSEELQEINDSKKLTEKKRERLFDKIMESFEVGVGIATPQEIDEINILNATFLAMRRAIEELKNKVGADDVLILVDGNFKIREYEGKQEAVIKGDAKSLAIAAASIIAKVTRDRILVNEAEKYPEYNFEKHKGYGTKAHREVLIKLGPTPIHRKSFLKKILGTDENN